Proteins from a genomic interval of Treponema succinifaciens DSM 2489:
- a CDS encoding pallilysin-related adhesin, giving the protein MQKKVTLALFIVIVAAGAVAFIAKNYFYKPDKNKASASVVVPMSSSAEEKKNSAFSSMEEDNALVSLVPLNPNETLISIVSMDFDGDGFDDQVNVIRTMDSPYLAILVGLYNPQRTVYERKAVIATEISQAQTFSYTGMDLTGEHRTALVYQGFADNGDSILQAFFISNSGGSFSLLKIADLRGDGTIFIQQLDRYDAYERSKANGASFPIWVYTSDTERPGSADQLQIQYEWRHSENSYVKTRTVRVAGSRITAKELAKIQDGTVATFAGFLNGLWYMPESNGNLRYVFFDYDSREIIFFKDDTEEVYKWAHSNIRRNGIYLSTINQEIENLQRRIDISLKSTEEIHIRIQDDVRMLISENAVWDGNYKKNGKNMFLKNASSNSGSVSAVFEKDSTWKIPDGSTVKLQGGKYSMESEGFLETGIYTCFVNEGVSFIQFRPDSENNARFSGIYKVTMEENNTPQKKYVLHPCRATGYGIVPQESRPVVLMIPSDS; this is encoded by the coding sequence ATGCAGAAAAAAGTTACACTTGCTCTTTTTATTGTGATTGTGGCGGCAGGAGCTGTCGCGTTTATTGCAAAGAATTATTTCTATAAGCCAGATAAAAATAAAGCATCAGCTTCTGTTGTTGTGCCGATGTCGAGTTCCGCGGAAGAAAAAAAGAATTCAGCATTTTCTTCAATGGAAGAGGATAACGCGCTTGTTTCTCTTGTTCCGCTTAATCCCAACGAGACTTTGATAAGCATTGTGAGCATGGATTTTGACGGCGACGGTTTTGATGACCAAGTGAATGTAATCAGGACAATGGACAGTCCGTACCTTGCGATTTTGGTGGGGCTTTATAATCCGCAGAGAACTGTTTACGAAAGAAAAGCTGTCATTGCCACGGAAATTTCCCAGGCGCAGACTTTTTCTTATACCGGCATGGATTTGACCGGCGAGCACAGAACCGCTTTGGTTTATCAGGGATTTGCAGATAACGGAGATTCCATTCTGCAGGCGTTTTTTATTTCGAATTCAGGCGGAAGCTTTTCGCTTTTAAAGATTGCCGATTTGCGTGGTGACGGAACAATTTTTATTCAGCAGCTTGACCGGTACGATGCCTACGAACGCTCAAAGGCAAACGGCGCAAGTTTTCCAATCTGGGTTTATACTTCGGACACAGAACGGCCGGGCAGCGCAGATCAGCTTCAAATTCAGTACGAATGGAGGCATTCAGAAAACAGCTATGTAAAAACAAGAACTGTCCGTGTTGCAGGAAGCAGAATTACGGCAAAGGAACTTGCGAAAATTCAGGACGGAACTGTTGCCACATTTGCAGGCTTTTTGAACGGACTTTGGTATATGCCTGAATCCAACGGCAACTTGCGGTATGTTTTTTTTGACTATGATTCCCGCGAAATTATTTTTTTCAAGGACGATACGGAAGAAGTTTACAAGTGGGCGCACAGCAATATCCGGCGCAATGGAATTTATCTTTCCACTATAAATCAGGAAATTGAAAATCTTCAGCGCAGAATTGACATAAGCCTTAAAAGCACAGAAGAAATTCATATAAGAATTCAAGATGATGTGCGGATGCTTATAAGTGAAAATGCTGTGTGGGACGGAAACTACAAAAAAAATGGAAAAAATATGTTTTTGAAAAACGCTTCATCAAACTCAGGCAGTGTTTCGGCAGTTTTTGAAAAAGACAGCACTTGGAAAATTCCAGATGGCTCTACAGTGAAGCTTCAGGGCGGAAAATATTCAATGGAATCTGAAGGCTTTTTGGAAACTGGCATTTACACTTGCTTTGTGAATGAAGGCGTTTCGTTTATCCAGTTTCGGCCTGATTCTGAAAACAATGCGCGTTTTTCTGGAATTTATAAAGTGACTATGGAAGAAAACAATACGCCGCAAAAGAAATATGTTTTGCATCCGTGCAGGGCGACTGGCTACGGAATAGTTCCGCAGGAGTCACGCCCAGTTGTCCTTATGATTCCGTCTGACAGTTAA
- a CDS encoding adenylate kinase codes for MNFIFLGPPGAGKGTLAAQVAEEYGIPQISTGDIFRENIKNQTELGKKVKAILDSGGLVSDEVVLEIVEDRLKKDDCKNGFILDGFPRTIPQAEAFEKLGIDVKVVNFEVDNDLIIARLSNRRVCKNCKANYNVKFMPPKVEGKCDKCGGELFTREDDKLESITHRLEVYRKETEPLIEFYKKLGKITDIDSARDSSLVLVDFKKLFPKK; via the coding sequence ATGAATTTTATTTTTTTAGGACCACCGGGAGCAGGAAAAGGAACTTTGGCGGCGCAGGTTGCTGAAGAGTACGGAATTCCTCAGATTTCAACAGGAGATATTTTCCGCGAGAACATCAAGAACCAGACAGAGCTTGGAAAAAAAGTCAAGGCAATTCTTGATTCCGGCGGACTTGTAAGCGATGAAGTTGTGCTTGAAATTGTAGAAGATAGACTCAAGAAAGATGACTGCAAGAACGGCTTTATCTTGGACGGATTCCCTCGCACAATTCCACAGGCAGAAGCATTTGAAAAACTTGGAATCGATGTAAAAGTAGTTAACTTTGAAGTTGACAACGACTTGATTATTGCGCGCCTTTCAAATCGCCGTGTATGCAAAAACTGCAAGGCAAACTACAATGTTAAGTTTATGCCTCCAAAAGTTGAAGGCAAATGCGACAAATGCGGCGGAGAGCTCTTTACACGCGAAGATGACAAGCTTGAGTCTATAACTCACCGTCTTGAAGTTTACAGAAAAGAAACTGAGCCTCTTATTGAATTCTACAAGAAGCTTGGAAAAATCACAGACATCGACAGCGCAAGAGATTCAAGCCTTGTTCTTGTTGACTTTAAAAAGCTTTTTCCAAAGAAATAA